In Spirosoma sp. KUDC1026, the sequence TGAAGCAACTGGAGTCGTCGCACGGGCGGGAGCAGAACCGGGAGAAAATCCGGGAAGCGGCGCCTGTCCAACCTGAACTGGCCCTGAAAATATTCGAAGCCGGTGATCCAAAATCAGAATTGATCAAAGAAAAACTGCGTAACATCGATGTAAACCGCCTGACACCAATCGAAGCTTTACTGAAATTGAACGAGTTGCTGAAACTGGCGGAGTGATGACCGAAAAGCTTTCATTCGATCAGCTAGGATACCTACAGCCATATGATATTGTTTCTGCAGATTGGAACACATTTGTTGAACAATTTGGGGAATCATTTCAACGCCAGGAAATTCTGACCAGATATAAATCTTTTTTGGACAGACTCCGCGACATAGTGCCGTTTAGGCATCGTCACTGGATTGATGGGAGCTTTGTAAGTAAAAAGATGCAGCCGAATGACATTGATGTAATCATTTTTGTCCCTCATGTGTGCTTTGCTACAGCCAGCGGCAAACTAAAGGAGCTAAAGGAACAGTTTCGTGAATGCATAGATTGTTATTTTGTAGAAGTGTTCCCTCCTGACCATAATAGATATGAAATTGGGCGGGCAGACGAACTAGACTGGTATCATTTCCTTCACACTGATCGCCTTAAACGGCCAAAGGGGATTCTTGAATTGTGGTTTGATTATGGAAATCAATGACGAGCTGGAAATCCAGATTTTTCATACGCTGGAACAGGTTAAACGGATGAACGAAGCTATTCGCCGACATCAGAATGAAGGCGAGGAAAGTACTTTCATGGTCGAGCAGTTTGCAGAAATGAAGAGTCGACTGACGGATGAACTACGCAGTTTGTTATCACAGGCCACTGAAACTCACTGGCAGGTAGCAGCCTGATCTGTTACGTAACTACTACAGTATAAGTTAACCGTATGGTCAAACCGATCCATCCTCAATATATTACCGATGAACAGGGTAACCGAGTTTCGTTAGTTCTGCCTATTCAGCAATTGTTGCTATTGCTGGAAGAGCTAGATGAGCTTGAGGATATCCGTTTATACAACGAAGTCAAGGGACGTAATGAGACGACTATCTCGTTGGCAGACTACAGACAGAAACATCAATAAAGGAAGGCTGAACCGGGAGCTTCTCCCAAAGAATCATACAAACAACAAGTAAACAACAACTAATGGAATTAAACGTATTAACTGCCCCCCTGACTACACACGAAGTTGAATGGCGGGTGCAAAGCCAGACAAAAGACGGTCAGAAGATTGTCGTAGTCCCCTACATTACGAATCGGTGCGTTATGCAGCGGTTTGATGAGCAGTTCGGCTGGGCCGGCTGGCAGAATGAGATCAAAGAGATTGAAGGTGGTTTTCTGTGTACAATCACGGCCGTGCTGCCCGGTGGGGAAATCGTCAGAAAAACCGACGGCGCCAGTCGTACGGCAGTTGAGCCCGTAAAAGGGGGAATCAGTGATGCGATGAAACGTTGTGCCGTTCAGTTTGGGCTGGGCCGGGCGTTGTATGACTTCCCGAAAGTGCTGATCCAAACCACCGACAAGTACATTCCTGACTGGGCCAACCCGTTGCTGGACAAGATGGTCGAGAAGATCAACGCCGGCGGAATTGTTCGCGACGTTGTGGTCTTGAAACCGGAACACGCGAAAGCAACCCGATAAGTTTAAAATAAGAACGGGCCGTCAGTTGACGGCCCGTTCTTATTTTATGCGGCTACGCTAGTTGTATCAGTATGGTCAATCAACACAGGCTGAGGAGTTTCCTGCTTCCGCTGGCGACGTTTGCCGAGTTGCAGGGCCGGTTTCTCAATCAGCTGATACGTAATGGTGGAAACGCAGACAGTGACTAAAACGATCAGCAGGAATTTGAGATGAAAATTTATAACGTTTGTGGTGAGATTTTCCACCGGTATGAACTCACGAGGCATAACCTGATTCATCCAGAATAAAACGCCAAAATGGGTCAGGTAGGCGCTGTAACTTACTTTGCCGACGTATTCCGTCGCACGGTTAACTAGCAGCCAGACCGGCCGTTTAGCTAAACCGACCAGCAGCAGAATGAATCCGATGCTGCCGTAAAAATGGAGTGTATGGGGCAGTTCGAGACCAATATGGTGACCCAGTTGCTTGCTTACTACTACAAAGGCCAGTACACTCAGGGCGATTATACCCGTGTACGGCTTGATCCGGTAATCGTTGCGGACAATCAGGAAATATGCGATGATTCCACAGCCAAAAACGGGTAGTTGGAACGGCAGGTAATAATACAGGTAGTTTGCCTGTAGGCCGGGAATTGAAATGTTGATCAGCAAAGCTGTCAGACAAAATCCGAACAGGAGCGCACAACTGGTAAACAGCACTGCGCGGTTCAGGGACGTAATGCGGGTAAATAAGTAAGGCACCAGGGCGTAAAACAGCACCTCGACGCCAACCGACCAGCCCCCCGGAATAATGCTGTTGATCCATACGGAGTTCAGCCCGTGAATCAGGAATACATTAGCCAGGATATTGGTGGTGTTACGCTCGACAAAGGTCGTAACCGATAGGTGTTGCGTATAGGCCAGCTGACATATGTAATAGATGATCGCAACGTAATAAAGTGGAGCAATCCGAACGTAGCGTCGGCGGAAGAAAGAAGTTGCCCCTGTTTCGCCGGTGTTACGCTTCTGCTGTGACAAGAAAAGCGTGAAGGCGCTCAGTACGTAAAAGAGCTGTACACCCATCGCGGCCGGGGAACCCAGGGTGTCCATCAGCGAATAAAAAGTAGTGTCGCTGAAATGATACAGATGGCAATGGAACCAGATAACACTCAGAATAGCGAGGCCGCGCAGGGCATCAATATACGCTAATTTCATTTTTTGCCAGATATAGGTGGAATAGGGGAGGTACTAACCTCTCTGGCAAATCTATAAGAAGCGATCTGTTTTATGCTATAACCAGACGTATGATTAAAGTCTTTATTTATCTAGCGGATTGTAATATGCTATAAATCAACGTTTATATATTGAAAAAATCTGGCTCGGTATGAAAAAAAGTTACCGAGCCAGCCTATCTTTTAACTATCTGTTTCCGCCACCAATGGCCGAGGGCGAGCCCATTCCCTGCGAAAGAGTCATCAATTTGTCGCTTAACGTCTGAATGGCTTTTTTGTAACGTCCCTCAATATCAGGCAGATTCGCCGTTGATTTGATCGATGCTTCGTAGAGCAAGGCGGGAAGCATCCAGGATGCGTAACCGCTGTTTGGGTCTGAGGACGCGTAGAGCGATCGGTACCAGGCGCCAAAAGCATTTCCTTTCGGATCGATGAACGACCGTTCCAGCAACCGCAGCTCCTTATTCAATTCAACCAGTTTATCTGTCCGGCCCGCTTTGAGGTAATTCTGACGGGCTAATTCGCAGGCATCGGCGTTTTTTTTCATGTCGGCAACGGTACTGAGCAGTGGCGCAATGGAATACGTGGGTGCATACGCCTGAATCGCTTTTTCGGCCGCTTTCAGGTGCACTGCCAGATCGGTTGGGTAACGTGCTACGTCGTAGGGAACCAGGTCGGCGTTGGCGAGACGGAGCGTCATCGTGCCAACGATCTGTTCCATCATCGGTCCCATTTTGTAAGTCGGGTCGGAGAACTTGTCGTAGAAGTACAGATCATCATACTGCGAGTGGTACAGTGTCGGACCTTCCATGCCCGCACTCAGCGCCGGAATACCGATGTGCATATACGGAGCAATGTGGTCTGAGCCGCCACCTAAGTTACCAATCGATGGCTCTCCCGCCTGAACCGCCGGAGCCGAGGAGCCCGTTACGCGGGTTGGATTGTTATTGGCATTATTCCCCAGCCAGGTCTGATAAACCGTTTTGTTTGAATCCGGATAGTCTACCGACTGCGTGGCCTCGATAATCAGCTTTTTCATCGACGGTGATGCACTGGCTCCGAACTTCCGGCCCGAAACAGCTGCGTCGTAATTCATGTAGGCCACCGCCTTCTGAGTCAGTTCATCGCGGAACTGCTCCGACCACTCGGCCGAACCAATAACACCGGGTTCTTCGGCATCCCAGTGACAGACTTTGATGGTACGCCGGGGTTTTTGCCCCGCTTTCGCCAGTTTGCCCAGCGATTCGGTCATACTCAGCAGCATCGCCGTACCCGAGTTAGGGTCCGTAGCGCCATACCCCCAGGCATCGTAGTGGCAGCCCGCAATGATCCACTCGTCGGGGAATTCACTGCCGGTCAGCGTACCAACCACCTGATAAATGCGCTGGATGGTTTTTTCCTGCCTCACCATCAGCCGAACTTTTAGGTCGGGACCACCTTCCAGCCGGTACGTGTAGGGCAGACCGCCCTGCCAGCCCGCCGGTACAGCGCGCAGACCCGTCATGCGTTTCAGGATTTCGGTCGCCGAACCATACGGGAGGGGCGTTACCGGAATTTTGTGCAGACCAACGGCATTCTGATCCAGCCGTTTCGGGGTATTCTTGGCGTCCATCGGTAAGGCTGGCTCACCGGGTGTCAGGGGGTCACCCGTGTAGGGTGTAGTCAGCAGGGAGCCGCGCTGAATGACGCTTTCGCTGTAAAAAGGGCCTTCGGGAAACGTCAGCCCACGCATATACCCCGAATCGGCGGGGTCGGTAAAGATAATGACGCCAGCCGCACCGGCCGCCTGCGCAAACTGGGCTTTGTAACCCCGGAAGTTACCCCCGTAACGGGCCAGCACAATCTTGCCTTTGACCGGAATGCCCATAGCTGCCAGTTGTTCAAAATCCTCCTTACGGCCGTAGTTGGCGTACACGACCTCGGCCGTTACGTCGCCGGAGCCCGACCAGGCGTTGTAGCCGGGTGTCAGGCGTGGGTCGCTGCTGTACTTGTCTTCTTTGAACAGAAACTCCCGAATGTTGAGCGGCTGCCGAACTGGGTTCACCAGTTCAACGGCAATATCGCCGGGGCCTTTAGGCAGCAGGACATCGTGCGGATAAATATCGACCTGCCAGCCCGCCTTGCGCATCGTTTCGGCAATGTAATCGCGCACTTTCTCGTTCTCGGGCGAGCCGGTAATGTGCGGGGCGCTGCACAGCTTCTCAAGGTGATTTTTGAACGCAGCCGACGACTGTTTACTCTTGAAGTCGGCTTCGATCTTTAACTGTGTTGCCTGCCGGGCGGGCGTAAATCCGGTGAGGGTGGTCGTTTGAGCCCAGGAAGACGTCAGGGTAGAGGCTACCAGAAACGCTGTTCCTAGCTGGGTACGGAGGTAGGTGTCTTTCATGTAATTTAGGTTGTATACTGCTCAAATATCGGTTTTTTATGTGGCAATGATTGTGAAAGGTAGATTAATATTTGGAATAAAAGAAGAGGGTGCCAGTCGGCACCCTCGCATACTAATCCAGACGTAACGGATCGTTTATTTAGGCTTGGTAAATACCGCCGGGTCGATAGTTGTATTGAAGGCAACGTTCGTTACCGTCGCCGTAACCGGGACCGGTACGCTGGGAATGGTCATTTCGCTGGTGTAGGGTACACTGATACCGTCTACAGGTTTGTAATTGGAGTAGGTCGAGGTGGTTGTAACCTGTTGCCCCTGCGCGTTAATAACGCCTTTAGTGCCCACCAACTGATACGTACCAGTGTCCAGGTAATAGTTGAACACCCCTTCCGGCCGGGTGACTTTCAGGTTGAATACATCCTTGTTTTTGAATTTTTCCTTACCTACCAGTTCATACGGATAGTTGTTGGCTTTCAGGTAAGCCAACTGAAACATGTTCGGCTCGGTAGTGCCTTTGGCCGCTTTAATGGCGTCGGCGGGTAAATCCTGCGCGTTGCCACCCTGCATAGGGTTGATCATCCAGCCCGTGTCGCCATCGATTACGTTCGTGATCTGCTGTCCCATGACCGATACGTCGCTACGTACTGATTTACCCAGTACGTATACCGTTTTGGATGTCAGTTCCATCCCCTGAATAGACATGGTCTGGTCGTACTGCATCGTTTTGATGGCAGCAAGTTTATCTGCTCCACCCAGAGCGGTAACGTGTTTACTGATAATATCGTCGGCGGTCTGGGCAAACACTAACGCAGGCAGAGCCACTATAGCCAGGAGCGTGAAGAATTGTCTTTTCATAAAAAGTCAGGTCAAAACCGGCCCAAATGTAATGAATTTGCCTCCTCCAACGGGTGATTCAAATCAGGACCTGGAAGCCGTAACTGCCTGTTGTTCGTTTGGATGGCTGACCGCCGTTTTTTACCTTCATCCGCGCAAACGCTTAACCAACATTTTCCCATGTCAACAGCAACCCGGGTAAAATTGTCCATTATGATGTTTCTCCAGTTTTTTGTCTGGGGAGCCTGGTATGGACAAATGAGTAAATATCAATTGGTACAACTACATTCCACTGGTGATCAGGTCGGAAATGCTTACACGACTTTCTCGCTGGCTATGCTGGTGGCGCCATTTTTCGTGGGGCTTATTGCCGATCGTTACTTTGCCGCTCAGAAAGTTCTGGGTATCCTCAACCTACTGGGCGCTGTGGTGCTCTATTTCATTACGCAGAATACCGATGCCGACAATTTTCTGTACCTGATTCTGGCCTACTGCCTGACGTTTGCGCCAACCCTGGCCCTGACGGCTTCGATCGCCCTGCAGCAAATGCGCGTTCCTGAGAAGGAATTTCCCGGTATCCGGGTGCTGGGTACGGTTGCGTGGATTGTCGTAACGAACATTGTTGGGTATTACGGCTTTGGCGACAAAGTAGCTATTTTCCAGCTGGCAATGTATTCGGCCGCTATCTTGGGCGTTTTTGCATTCTTCCTGCCCGATACACCACCTAAACCAGCAACGTCAACCTCCGTATCACAGATTCTGGGGCTGGATGCGTTCAAGCTTTTCAAAGATCGTTCGTTCGCTATTTTCTTTCTGTCGTCGGTGCTGGTGTGTATCCCTCTGTCGTTCTACTACGCTATGGCCAACCCCTCGCTGACGGATGCCGGGATGCAGAACGTTGAGAACAAAATGTCACTGGGGCAGGCGTCAGAGTTCTTTTTTATGCTCATGATTCCCCTGGCCTTTACGCGGCTGGGCGTTAAGAACATGATCATTGTTGGGCTGATTGCCTGGATTGTTCGCTTCCTGATGTTTGGGTATGGTGATGCGGGTTCGGGCGAGTGGATGTTCTACATCGCTATCGTGCTGCATGGCGTCTGCTATGATTTCTTCTTCGTGACGGGCCAGATTTACACGGACAATAAAGCCGGCGACAAGATCAAATCGTCGGCGCAGGGGCTCATCTCGCTGGCGACCTACGGCATTGGTATGGGAATCGGCTCGAAGCTGTCGGGTATCGTGCTGGATATGTACACCCGTCCGGACGGTACCAAAGACTGGCTGTCGGTATGGCTGGTTCCGGCGGCCATTGCCGTTGTCGTGCTCATTATCTTCGTGCTTTTATTCTCCGACAAGAAGAAACCAGTTCCATCGGAAGGTGAGCTGGTAACGGGACCGTTATAAAATATGAAAAATGAGAAAGGGGTGGAGATTTTGTCTGCCCCTTTTTAGTTTTGTCTATATGGAAAAGAAACGACGAATTACGTTTTACACTAATCTGAACGGCCCCCACGAGGATCAGATTCGGGAGCAGGTAGCTATGACTCCAGAAGAAAGGTGGCAGGTATTTTTGAAATTACGTCGTATGTATTATGGTCTGGTTGGTGACCCACCTAAACTAGAAAAAAGTATCACTGTTTCGCAACCGTCATGGATGTAGAAAACTCTGAGTTTTTAGAATTTGTAGCAGTTGCCGATGATTGTCAGGTAGAATATATCCTGATCGGTGGGTTAGCGCTGATCTTAAATGGAGCGGTGCGATTTACGCAGGATGCTGATCTTTGGCTAGAACCAACAAACGAAAACAGAGATCGTTTTATCAACGCTTTGTTGGCGTTTGGTTATGACGAAGAGATGGTACGGGGGATGCGCGAAGCAGATTTTACACAACCGAAAGCGGCACGTATTCATGACATACCCATGGATGTATTAACCAGCGTTCATTATCGATTAGACTATGCCGCCTGTAGAAAACGTGCTAAGCCGTTTATTACCAAGGGCGGTCAGACTATCTATTTTCTTCATATCAACGATCTGCGAGAGACAAAAGTCCTGGCCCGTCGAACTAAAGACCTGAATGATATCATTATGATTGATGAAATCATTGAGGAAGTAAAAAAGCAGGGTGGCTCGCTGGACTGACTGCTTGTTTCGTTTCTTATGCAACTTATTTCATACAATATAAACGGTATCCGGGCGGCTATTCGCAACGGGCTGATCGACTGGCTCAGTACCCAACAGTTTGATATTCTTTGCTTCCAGGAGGTGAAAGCCACCCACGACGTTGTCGATCTAAAACCGTTCGAGGAACTGGGTTATCAATACCACTGGCATGCCGCCGAGAAGAAAGGCTACTCGGGTGTCGCTACGTTCTCGAAGCAGGTGCCAACGAATACCGTTTCGGGGTGTGGACTCCGCGTATACGACTGCGAAGGACGAATCCTGCGCACTGATTTCGATGACCTGACCGTTCTGAACTGCTACTTTCCGTCGGGCACAACGGGCGAGTTGCGGCAGGGGGTTAAGATGGAGTTTTTGCGTGATTTCTTCAACTACGTGGCTGAATTGCGAAAAACACGGCCGAAGGTGATCGTGGTTGGCGATTACAATATCGCGCACAATGCCATTGATATTCACGACCCCGTACGTAACAAACACACGACCGGCTTCCTGCCCGAAGAGCGGGCCTGGATGGATCAGTGGTTTGCCAGCGGCATGACGGACGCCTTTCGCTACAAGCACCCCGACGACGTAGCCTACAGCTGGTGGAGCTACCGCGCCGGTGCCCGAAGCGGTAACAAAGGCTGGCGTATTGATTACGCATCCGTTACGGACAACCTGCGGGACCAGATCATCGACTGCCAAATGCTCCCCGACGCCGTCCACGCAGACCATTGCCCGGTACATTTGACAATGAGCAATTCTAAAGAGCGAAAGAGTGAATGAGTGAAAGAGCGGTTGCTTACGCGTCAGCCTATTCGCTCTTTCACTCATTCGCTCTTTCGCCTTTGAATCATGTATTACCTCATTTACAAGCCCTACCTCATGCTCTCCCAATTTTCGAATGAGGGCGATAAGCTGACGCTGGCGGATCTGGCGTTTGATTTCCCATCGGATGTGTACCCAGTAGGGAGACTCGATGCCGACAGTGAAGGGCTGCTGCTGCTTACCAGTGATAAGCAACTCAATCACCGCCTGCTGAACCCAAAGTTTCGGCACAACCGGACGTACTACGTTCAGGTCGATGGGGCGCTAACGACCGAAGCCTGTCAGCAACTGTCGGATGGCGTTACCATATCCGTCGATGGGAAGAAATACGCTACGTTACCAGGCAACGCACAGCCTCTTGCCGAACCAAATCTGCCCGACCGCAATCCGCCTATTCGGTATCGCGCTACCATTCCAACCTCCTGGCTGGCTATCTCGCTGCACGAAGGCAAAAACCGACAGGTCCGTAAGATGACGGCTGCTGTCGGTTTTCCAACGCTTCGGCTGGTGCGCTGGGCTATTGAAGGACTGACCGCCGAGGGGATGCAGCCGGGCGATGTCCGGGAGCTGAGTCGGGCAGAAGTTATGCGCGGATTGCGTTTATGAACGTTGGCAAAGTTGGTCGCTTTGATTAGCAACCGTAGATGAGTTAAAACAGTACCAACGGTCACGATCGCTAGCTTATAAAACTCCTTCGTCAGCAAAGCTGTAGTAAGCTTTGTCGGTGAAGATAAGGTGGTCCAGTACGGGAATATCCAGCAGACGCCCGGCGTCTTTAAGTTTTTTGGTCAGGTCTTTATCTGCCTGGGAGGGCGTCAGGTTGCCCGATGGATGATTATGAAGCAGAATCATTGATGAGGCCAGGTGCTCCAGCGCCTGCTTAAAAATAATTTTCGGGTCGGCAACCGTTCCCGACACCCCCCCGGTACTGATCTGAACGGGGCGAAGCACTTCGTTAGCCCGGTTCATCAGTAAAATCCAGAACTCTTCGTGGGGTTTATCGATCAGGTGTGGGATCATCTCGTTGTACGCATCGCGGGAGCAGGTAATCCGGGCGCGTGTCGGGCGGTCCTGTTCCTTGCGCCGACGACCCAGTTCGAGCGCGGCCACAATACTGATGGCTTTGGCCTCGCCAATACCCCGAAACTTCGACAGGTCTTTGATGCTCAGCTTGGCCAGTTCGTTGAGGTTGTTATTGACGCTTTTGAGAATGATCCTGGCCACATCAACGGCCGTCAGGTCGACGGTGCCGGAGTTAATGAGAATAGCAATCAGTTCGGCTTCGGAAAGGGCGGCTTTTCCTTTCAACATCAGTTTCTCGCGGGGACGATCTTCTTCGGCCCAGCTCTGGATGTTGCCGGATGTTACGTAGGTCATGGAAACGAGTAGGTTACGGTAGAATTTCGTTTCCAAAATGCATAAAAAAACCTTACCCGCAACTAGGTAAGGTTTCTGAAAAACAAGTCCGTATAGGACGGAACAAAAACGCAGTAGCTTACGCCTGAGCAGCAGCTGGTTTCAGGTTGTTCACAAAACGAGCCAGCTTCGATTTATTGTTCGACGCTTTGTTTTTGTGAATGATATTCCGTTTTGCCAGTTTATCCAGTGCCGACGAAACCGATTTGAATAGCTCAACAGCCATTGCGTGATCGGTCGTAGTACGTAGTTTCTTTACCATGTTCCGGGTGGTT encodes:
- a CDS encoding DUF6932 family protein, giving the protein MTEKLSFDQLGYLQPYDIVSADWNTFVEQFGESFQRQEILTRYKSFLDRLRDIVPFRHRHWIDGSFVSKKMQPNDIDVIIFVPHVCFATASGKLKELKEQFRECIDCYFVEVFPPDHNRYEIGRADELDWYHFLHTDRLKRPKGILELWFDYGNQ
- a CDS encoding Rad52/Rad22 family DNA repair protein, which produces MELNVLTAPLTTHEVEWRVQSQTKDGQKIVVVPYITNRCVMQRFDEQFGWAGWQNEIKEIEGGFLCTITAVLPGGEIVRKTDGASRTAVEPVKGGISDAMKRCAVQFGLGRALYDFPKVLIQTTDKYIPDWANPLLDKMVEKINAGGIVRDVVVLKPEHAKATR
- a CDS encoding acyltransferase family protein → MKLAYIDALRGLAILSVIWFHCHLYHFSDTTFYSLMDTLGSPAAMGVQLFYVLSAFTLFLSQQKRNTGETGATSFFRRRYVRIAPLYYVAIIYYICQLAYTQHLSVTTFVERNTTNILANVFLIHGLNSVWINSIIPGGWSVGVEVLFYALVPYLFTRITSLNRAVLFTSCALLFGFCLTALLINISIPGLQANYLYYYLPFQLPVFGCGIIAYFLIVRNDYRIKPYTGIIALSVLAFVVVSKQLGHHIGLELPHTLHFYGSIGFILLLVGLAKRPVWLLVNRATEYVGKVSYSAYLTHFGVLFWMNQVMPREFIPVENLTTNVINFHLKFLLIVLVTVCVSTITYQLIEKPALQLGKRRQRKQETPQPVLIDHTDTTSVAA
- a CDS encoding M28 family peptidase, which encodes MKDTYLRTQLGTAFLVASTLTSSWAQTTTLTGFTPARQATQLKIEADFKSKQSSAAFKNHLEKLCSAPHITGSPENEKVRDYIAETMRKAGWQVDIYPHDVLLPKGPGDIAVELVNPVRQPLNIREFLFKEDKYSSDPRLTPGYNAWSGSGDVTAEVVYANYGRKEDFEQLAAMGIPVKGKIVLARYGGNFRGYKAQFAQAAGAAGVIIFTDPADSGYMRGLTFPEGPFYSESVIQRGSLLTTPYTGDPLTPGEPALPMDAKNTPKRLDQNAVGLHKIPVTPLPYGSATEILKRMTGLRAVPAGWQGGLPYTYRLEGGPDLKVRLMVRQEKTIQRIYQVVGTLTGSEFPDEWIIAGCHYDAWGYGATDPNSGTAMLLSMTESLGKLAKAGQKPRRTIKVCHWDAEEPGVIGSAEWSEQFRDELTQKAVAYMNYDAAVSGRKFGASASPSMKKLIIEATQSVDYPDSNKTVYQTWLGNNANNNPTRVTGSSAPAVQAGEPSIGNLGGGSDHIAPYMHIGIPALSAGMEGPTLYHSQYDDLYFYDKFSDPTYKMGPMMEQIVGTMTLRLANADLVPYDVARYPTDLAVHLKAAEKAIQAYAPTYSIAPLLSTVADMKKNADACELARQNYLKAGRTDKLVELNKELRLLERSFIDPKGNAFGAWYRSLYASSDPNSGYASWMLPALLYEASIKSTANLPDIEGRYKKAIQTLSDKLMTLSQGMGSPSAIGGGNR
- a CDS encoding LolA family protein is translated as MKRQFFTLLAIVALPALVFAQTADDIISKHVTALGGADKLAAIKTMQYDQTMSIQGMELTSKTVYVLGKSVRSDVSVMGQQITNVIDGDTGWMINPMQGGNAQDLPADAIKAAKGTTEPNMFQLAYLKANNYPYELVGKEKFKNKDVFNLKVTRPEGVFNYYLDTGTYQLVGTKGVINAQGQQVTTTSTYSNYKPVDGISVPYTSEMTIPSVPVPVTATVTNVAFNTTIDPAVFTKPK
- a CDS encoding nucleoside permease is translated as MSTATRVKLSIMMFLQFFVWGAWYGQMSKYQLVQLHSTGDQVGNAYTTFSLAMLVAPFFVGLIADRYFAAQKVLGILNLLGAVVLYFITQNTDADNFLYLILAYCLTFAPTLALTASIALQQMRVPEKEFPGIRVLGTVAWIVVTNIVGYYGFGDKVAIFQLAMYSAAILGVFAFFLPDTPPKPATSTSVSQILGLDAFKLFKDRSFAIFFLSSVLVCIPLSFYYAMANPSLTDAGMQNVENKMSLGQASEFFFMLMIPLAFTRLGVKNMIIVGLIAWIVRFLMFGYGDAGSGEWMFYIAIVLHGVCYDFFFVTGQIYTDNKAGDKIKSSAQGLISLATYGIGMGIGSKLSGIVLDMYTRPDGTKDWLSVWLVPAAIAVVVLIIFVLLFSDKKKPVPSEGELVTGPL
- a CDS encoding DUF6036 family nucleotidyltransferase, yielding MDVENSEFLEFVAVADDCQVEYILIGGLALILNGAVRFTQDADLWLEPTNENRDRFINALLAFGYDEEMVRGMREADFTQPKAARIHDIPMDVLTSVHYRLDYAACRKRAKPFITKGGQTIYFLHINDLRETKVLARRTKDLNDIIMIDEIIEEVKKQGGSLD
- a CDS encoding exodeoxyribonuclease III, with the translated sequence MQLISYNINGIRAAIRNGLIDWLSTQQFDILCFQEVKATHDVVDLKPFEELGYQYHWHAAEKKGYSGVATFSKQVPTNTVSGCGLRVYDCEGRILRTDFDDLTVLNCYFPSGTTGELRQGVKMEFLRDFFNYVAELRKTRPKVIVVGDYNIAHNAIDIHDPVRNKHTTGFLPEERAWMDQWFASGMTDAFRYKHPDDVAYSWWSYRAGARSGNKGWRIDYASVTDNLRDQIIDCQMLPDAVHADHCPVHLTMSNSKERKSE
- a CDS encoding pseudouridine synthase: MYYLIYKPYLMLSQFSNEGDKLTLADLAFDFPSDVYPVGRLDADSEGLLLLTSDKQLNHRLLNPKFRHNRTYYVQVDGALTTEACQQLSDGVTISVDGKKYATLPGNAQPLAEPNLPDRNPPIRYRATIPTSWLAISLHEGKNRQVRKMTAAVGFPTLRLVRWAIEGLTAEGMQPGDVRELSRAEVMRGLRL
- the radC gene encoding RadC family protein, which codes for MTYVTSGNIQSWAEEDRPREKLMLKGKAALSEAELIAILINSGTVDLTAVDVARIILKSVNNNLNELAKLSIKDLSKFRGIGEAKAISIVAALELGRRRKEQDRPTRARITCSRDAYNEMIPHLIDKPHEEFWILLMNRANEVLRPVQISTGGVSGTVADPKIIFKQALEHLASSMILLHNHPSGNLTPSQADKDLTKKLKDAGRLLDIPVLDHLIFTDKAYYSFADEGVL
- the rpsT gene encoding 30S ribosomal protein S20, whose translation is MANHKSAKKAIRSSAKKRLLNRYQHVTTRNMVKKLRTTTDHAMAVELFKSVSSALDKLAKRNIIHKNKASNNKSKLARFVNNLKPAAAQA